A genomic segment from Saprospiraceae bacterium encodes:
- the rfbB gene encoding dTDP-glucose 4,6-dehydratase, with the protein MLITGGAGFIGSHLVRRFVNTYPEYTIYNLDVLSYAGNLENLKDIQHASNYHFVKADIVDFDNLKTLFESIQPDAVIHLAAESHVDRSISDPTAFIKTNVLGTLNLLLCAKTIWTDPTKANRFYHVSTDEVYGSLGAEGYFTEKTAYDPRSPYSASKAGSDHLVRSFFHTYKFPALISNCSNNYGPNQFPEKLIPLIINNILNQNPLPVYGKGENVRDWLWVEDHVAAIDLIFHQGIPGQTYNIGGASEMKNIDLVLLLCELMDEKLGRPAGSSASRIQFVSDRPGHDLRYAIDFSYLTHQLGWQPSCSLRDGLQKTIDWYLNNPEWLQKVSSGDYLKYYEQHYLQRV; encoded by the coding sequence ATCTTAATAACCGGAGGTGCAGGATTTATTGGTTCGCATTTGGTGCGACGTTTTGTTAACACATATCCTGAATATACCATTTACAATTTAGACGTATTGAGTTATGCCGGAAATCTTGAAAATTTAAAAGACATCCAGCATGCTTCCAATTACCATTTTGTAAAAGCAGATATTGTTGATTTTGATAATTTAAAAACTTTATTTGAATCCATACAACCGGATGCGGTAATTCATCTTGCGGCTGAATCCCATGTCGATCGTTCCATTTCGGATCCGACAGCATTTATTAAAACCAATGTGTTGGGTACACTCAATTTATTGTTGTGCGCTAAAACCATTTGGACAGATCCAACGAAAGCAAATCGCTTTTATCATGTAAGCACGGATGAAGTATATGGCTCCCTGGGTGCGGAAGGATATTTTACTGAAAAGACCGCTTATGATCCTCGTTCACCGTATTCTGCATCTAAAGCCGGATCAGATCATTTAGTAAGATCATTTTTTCACACCTATAAATTTCCCGCATTAATTTCAAATTGTTCTAATAATTATGGACCCAATCAATTTCCTGAAAAACTAATTCCATTAATTATTAACAACATCCTCAATCAAAACCCATTGCCTGTTTATGGTAAAGGAGAAAATGTCCGGGATTGGCTGTGGGTTGAAGATCATGTAGCTGCCATTGATTTAATCTTTCATCAGGGCATCCCCGGACAGACATACAACATTGGCGGTGCATCCGAAATGAAAAACATTGACCTGGTCTTATTACTCTGTGAATTGATGGATGAAAAATTGGGCAGACCGGCTGGAAGTTCAGCAAGTCGTATTCAATTTGTAAGCGATCGCCCGGGACATGATTTGCGCTATGCGATTGATTTTAGTTATCTGACACACCAACTCGGTTGGCAGCCGAGCTGTTCCTTGCGGGATGGATTACAAAAAACCATTGACTGGTATTTAAACAATCCGGAATGGTTACAAAAAGTGAGTTCGGGTGATTATTTAAAATACTATGAGCAACATTATTTGCAACGCGTTTAA
- a CDS encoding SLBB domain-containing protein — translation MNQFVRFDLFLKAAINAFRFMTYRTILLGFVFILGNLTFTAQAQQRKLMENQALAELQKTGISEQELRDYLLEKGIDIDQANSLSAEQAIQLQAEIETAVKELEAKKKNENRTKTAPTAIDDHKIQNRIQAKNKQQEPSVIPNKVGGIQLDSLKDQEGKLPIINDTVAIWGQHIFRNKSLALYRQANDIKPPSSYVLGVGDQITVSIYGYSQLNETYELNAEGYILPTRMPRIFLKGVTLGRAKTMLNNYFKRFYRFTNNQFDVSLNYSRTINVNIFGEVYQYGGFTIPAINTAFNALIAAGGPNNLGSVRRIKLIRNGKSSTIDVYKFMQNPGADKDYYLENNDIIQVPVADKVVRIEGAINRPFQYELLATEDLNHLINYAGGFQDNAILKTIQLERIQNDRKIIIDIPYQEILAKGGDFILKKGDRLTVFSIKTQVEDVVFVSGEVRAEASYQLKPGLKLSDLLKRVEFTPQSNVQFAFLKRRNPNLTYSLLRIDLEAILRGDANADKVLQAQDVLTIYKQSFYADRTHVNVDGAVRLPGKFDLNPNDDIRVRDLVLLSGGLKQEAFPYAFLFRMKSNNTKDYEIIRIGIKDVMENQQSDQNIFVKAFDSLVVLSQSSFTDQAYVEISGAIKEPGRYTYGSGMSANDLINLAKGFTYYAASNKIDIFRVVIKNNEPTKTIVKSIVSSRDMDERNALPDFQLDPYDIVVIRSQPEFQFQQMVYLEGEVRYPGPYALLNPNEKISDIIQRAGGLTLEAFPEGATLYRVKDSIGYVVLDLKEAMKKPDSRFDFILKENDQINVPKQKDLVRIAGATNAKDLYPDKLLANNNTISVAYFEGKNAKYYVDHYAAGISGNGDPKKITVEHANGKIERTRRVLFFRTYPKVYKGSVINVGYKDAKLQKEKKEHKDVDWAKVVADSIAQATAILSLILLIDRLN, via the coding sequence ATGAACCAGTTCGTGCGTTTTGATCTTTTTCTGAAAGCAGCCATCAATGCATTCCGGTTTATGACATATAGAACAATCCTATTGGGTTTTGTTTTTATTTTGGGTAATTTAACTTTTACAGCTCAGGCGCAGCAACGAAAGTTAATGGAAAATCAAGCCCTTGCTGAATTACAAAAAACCGGGATTAGCGAGCAAGAACTTCGGGACTATTTGCTGGAAAAAGGAATAGATATTGATCAGGCTAATTCCTTATCTGCTGAACAAGCCATCCAACTGCAAGCTGAAATTGAAACTGCTGTAAAAGAGTTGGAAGCAAAGAAAAAAAATGAAAACCGAACTAAAACTGCGCCCACTGCCATTGATGATCATAAAATTCAAAATCGGATTCAGGCAAAAAACAAACAGCAAGAACCTTCAGTCATCCCAAATAAAGTTGGCGGTATTCAGTTGGATAGTTTGAAAGATCAGGAAGGAAAACTTCCAATCATAAACGATACTGTTGCAATTTGGGGTCAACATATCTTCAGAAATAAAAGTCTGGCACTCTACCGTCAGGCAAATGATATTAAACCGCCTTCATCCTATGTATTGGGAGTTGGCGATCAAATTACGGTAAGCATTTATGGCTACAGTCAATTAAATGAAACGTATGAACTCAATGCAGAGGGTTATATTTTACCCACACGCATGCCCCGTATTTTTTTAAAAGGTGTGACGCTGGGTCGTGCAAAAACCATGTTGAATAATTATTTCAAGCGTTTTTATCGATTTACCAATAATCAATTTGATGTCAGTTTAAATTATTCCAGAACCATCAATGTCAATATTTTTGGTGAAGTATATCAATACGGCGGATTTACTATTCCCGCCATCAATACCGCTTTTAATGCATTGATTGCTGCCGGTGGTCCGAATAATTTAGGTTCCGTGCGTCGAATTAAACTGATTCGTAATGGAAAAAGCAGTACGATAGATGTTTATAAATTCATGCAAAATCCGGGAGCTGATAAAGATTACTATCTTGAAAACAATGACATCATTCAGGTACCGGTTGCTGATAAAGTCGTTCGAATTGAAGGCGCTATCAACCGTCCGTTTCAATATGAATTATTGGCAACAGAAGATTTAAATCATTTGATAAACTACGCCGGAGGATTTCAGGATAATGCCATTCTTAAAACCATTCAATTAGAACGAATACAGAATGATCGCAAAATAATTATTGACATCCCGTATCAGGAAATTTTAGCAAAAGGTGGTGATTTTATATTGAAAAAAGGAGATCGCTTGACCGTATTCTCCATTAAAACTCAGGTAGAAGATGTGGTTTTTGTTTCCGGTGAAGTCCGTGCTGAAGCTTCGTATCAATTAAAACCAGGTTTAAAATTATCCGATTTACTCAAACGCGTAGAATTTACTCCACAATCCAATGTACAATTTGCATTTTTAAAAAGACGCAATCCGAATTTAACCTACTCTTTGTTACGCATTGATCTTGAAGCCATTTTACGAGGAGATGCCAACGCTGATAAAGTATTGCAAGCACAAGATGTATTAACCATTTACAAACAATCATTTTATGCAGATCGCACGCATGTAAACGTAGACGGTGCGGTTCGATTGCCCGGCAAATTTGATTTGAATCCAAATGATGATATCCGCGTTCGGGATTTGGTATTATTGTCCGGAGGACTCAAACAGGAGGCGTTTCCTTATGCGTTTTTATTTCGAATGAAATCCAATAATACCAAAGATTATGAAATCATTCGGATTGGCATTAAAGATGTGATGGAAAATCAGCAATCCGACCAGAATATTTTTGTAAAAGCATTTGATAGTTTGGTAGTCTTATCGCAATCCAGTTTTACCGATCAGGCGTATGTTGAAATTTCAGGTGCTATCAAAGAACCCGGTCGATATACTTATGGTTCAGGAATGTCAGCCAATGATTTGATCAATTTGGCAAAAGGTTTTACTTATTACGCCGCATCAAATAAAATTGATATTTTTCGAGTCGTCATCAAAAACAACGAACCAACTAAAACCATTGTAAAATCGATTGTATCTTCCAGAGATATGGATGAACGGAATGCCTTGCCAGATTTTCAATTGGATCCTTATGATATCGTGGTGATACGCAGTCAACCCGAATTCCAATTTCAACAAATGGTTTATCTCGAAGGAGAAGTGCGATATCCCGGACCCTATGCATTATTAAATCCCAATGAAAAAATTTCAGATATCATACAGCGAGCCGGTGGATTAACATTGGAAGCATTTCCGGAAGGGGCTACCTTGTATCGGGTTAAAGACAGCATTGGATATGTTGTTTTGGATTTAAAAGAGGCAATGAAAAAACCGGATTCCCGATTTGATTTTATATTAAAAGAAAATGATCAGATCAATGTACCAAAACAAAAAGATCTGGTTCGAATTGCAGGAGCAACCAATGCAAAAGATTTGTATCCTGATAAATTATTAGCCAATAACAACACGATTTCTGTTGCATATTTTGAAGGTAAAAATGCAAAATACTATGTTGATCATTATGCTGCAGGTATCTCAGGAAATGGAGATCCTAAAAAGATTACGGTAGAACATGCCAATGGAAAAATTGAACGAACCCGTCGGGTTTTATTTTTCAGAACCTATCCAAAAGTTTACAAAGGATCTGTGATCAATGTGGGTTATAAAGATGCAAAGCTTCAAAAAGAAAAGAAAGAACACAAAGATGTTGATTGGGCAAAAGTAGTTGCCGATTCTATTGCGCAGGCAACTGCCATATTATCTTTAATATTATTAATTGACCGTTTGAATTAA
- a CDS encoding SDR family oxidoreductase has product MATKRILITGAAGFIGSHLSDRFIKEGYQVIGMDNLITGNLANIEHLFRLKEFEFYHHDVSRFVHVPGKLDYILHFASPASPIDYLKMPIQTLKVGSLGTHNLLGLAKDKKSRLLIASTSEVYGDPLVHPQREDYWGNVNPIGPRGVYDEAKRFQEAITMAYHRYHNLETRIVRIFNTYGPRMRVEDGRVLPAFFSQAIKGNDLSVFGDGSQTRSFCFVDDLVEGIYRLLLSDYSYPVNLGNPEEITVKEFAEEILKLVEGTKSKIAYHPLPEDDPKQRRPDISIAQKVLQWEPKVGRKEGLAMTYEYFKQVVV; this is encoded by the coding sequence ATGGCTACAAAACGAATATTAATCACCGGAGCGGCAGGATTCATCGGTTCGCATCTTTCTGACCGTTTTATTAAAGAAGGCTATCAGGTTATCGGTATGGACAATTTGATAACCGGCAATCTGGCCAATATCGAACATTTGTTTCGCTTAAAGGAATTTGAATTTTATCATCACGATGTAAGCCGTTTTGTCCATGTGCCGGGTAAACTGGATTATATCCTGCATTTTGCATCGCCGGCCTCTCCAATCGATTATTTAAAAATGCCCATTCAGACCTTAAAAGTCGGTTCATTAGGGACTCATAATTTACTGGGTTTGGCAAAAGATAAAAAATCTCGTTTGCTGATAGCCTCTACTTCTGAAGTCTATGGTGACCCCTTGGTACACCCACAACGGGAAGATTATTGGGGGAATGTAAATCCTATCGGACCGCGCGGCGTTTATGATGAAGCCAAACGATTTCAGGAAGCGATTACCATGGCTTACCATCGTTACCACAATCTGGAAACGCGCATTGTTCGAATTTTCAATACCTACGGTCCTCGCATGCGGGTTGAAGATGGCAGAGTATTGCCCGCATTTTTTAGTCAGGCAATAAAAGGAAATGACTTGAGTGTTTTTGGCGATGGATCTCAAACGCGTTCGTTTTGTTTTGTTGATGATTTGGTTGAAGGAATTTATCGACTTCTATTAAGTGATTACAGTTATCCGGTAAATCTGGGAAATCCGGAAGAAATTACGGTCAAAGAATTTGCAGAAGAAATTTTAAAATTAGTTGAAGGCACAAAATCTAAGATCGCTTACCACCCCTTACCGGAAGATGATCCTAAACAAAGAAGACCGGATATCAGCATCGCACAAAAGGTATTGCAATGGGAACCCAAAGTAGGCCGGAAAGAAGGTTTAGCCATGACCTACGAATATTTTAAACAAGTTGTCGTTTAA